A stretch of Kaistella flava (ex Peng et al. 2021) DNA encodes these proteins:
- a CDS encoding helix-turn-helix transcriptional regulator, with product MDEIHRFFSRKNTVNYLSEAENAQSGNYLEILRAVCRLSYMSMYVIDYQRKEFEYVSDNQLFLCNHTPAEVMAMGYAFYFKYVSEEDLEMLIRINEIGFDFFDRTPLEDRKNYSISYDFILQTGKEKILINHKLTPIFITSEGKIWKALCVVSLSSNVTSGNILLSKAGEDSFWELDLIGGVWNKMDKSRLTERELQIIRLHAQGLTISQIADRMCIAVDTVKFHRKKLFDKLNVKNIGEALAYVKNNKLL from the coding sequence ATGGATGAAATACACAGGTTCTTTTCAAGAAAGAATACAGTAAATTATTTATCGGAAGCGGAGAATGCTCAAAGTGGTAATTATCTCGAAATCCTAAGGGCCGTCTGCAGACTTTCATATATGAGCATGTATGTAATCGATTATCAGCGGAAGGAGTTTGAATATGTGTCGGATAATCAGCTTTTTCTATGTAATCATACTCCTGCAGAAGTCATGGCGATGGGATATGCTTTTTACTTTAAATACGTCTCTGAGGAAGACTTGGAAATGCTCATCAGAATAAACGAGATAGGGTTTGATTTTTTTGACAGAACACCACTAGAAGACCGGAAAAATTACAGTATTTCTTATGATTTTATTTTACAGACAGGGAAAGAAAAAATTTTGATCAATCACAAATTAACCCCAATATTTATTACTTCCGAGGGTAAGATTTGGAAAGCTTTATGTGTAGTTTCTCTTTCTTCAAATGTTACCTCAGGAAATATTCTGCTTTCAAAGGCAGGTGAAGATTCATTTTGGGAGCTTGACTTAATCGGCGGGGTATGGAATAAAATGGATAAAAGTAGATTAACGGAACGGGAGCTGCAGATTATCCGCTTGCATGCACAAGGATTAACAATAAGCCAAATAGCAGATCGAATGTGTATCGCTGTCGATACCGTTAAATTTCATCGAAAAAAGCTTTTTGACAAATTGAACGTTAAAAATATAGGCGAAGCATTAGCTTATGTCAAAAACAACAAGCTACTTTAA
- a CDS encoding RagB/SusD family nutrient uptake outer membrane protein — MKTQYYFNIIALLASISFIGCNDFLDERSDLKLAIPETVEANQALIDNYNVINFDFATSGETSTDDFYLAEDDYNGLIYEEQKRLYMWKSDHVSPTIDAGNDWFYCYQGIYYANSVLYNLEKYNLNGNEANNVRGQALALRASRYLDGAQLWCLAYDKSTSEAKLGLPLRLDPDMNYVSERSTLEETYQQILKDLHEAVNYLPVNSLSVSRMSKPAALGLLSRTYLFMGDYSNSLKYGLEAISYKSSLMNYNNLEVNSNYPISNINAEIIFRSSMRYETHLLPAKINLELYNTYNDNDLRRKIFFRKSNTGEILFKGNYNEYGGLFNGISTNELLLNISECYARLGDANSGINYLNDLLKTRWITGKYITITANNSQIALQKILDERRKELLMRGLRWSDIKRLNRDGAGIVLTRNLMGETLTLPPNDLRYAIAIPEEVVKLTGMKQNER, encoded by the coding sequence ATGAAAACACAATATTATTTTAATATAATTGCTCTGCTTGCATCAATTTCTTTTATAGGCTGTAATGATTTCCTTGATGAAAGATCAGATTTGAAATTAGCAATTCCTGAAACTGTAGAAGCAAATCAAGCTTTGATAGACAATTATAATGTGATAAACTTTGATTTTGCTACAAGCGGTGAAACTAGTACTGATGATTTCTATTTGGCAGAAGACGATTATAATGGATTGATTTATGAGGAGCAAAAGCGCCTTTATATGTGGAAGTCTGATCATGTTTCGCCAACTATAGATGCTGGAAATGATTGGTTCTACTGTTATCAGGGAATTTACTATGCCAACTCTGTTTTATATAATCTTGAGAAATACAATTTAAACGGAAATGAGGCAAATAATGTAAGGGGACAAGCTTTGGCACTTCGTGCAAGTAGATATTTGGATGGGGCTCAGTTGTGGTGTCTTGCTTATGACAAGTCAACCTCTGAAGCAAAATTAGGTTTGCCATTAAGACTTGATCCAGACATGAATTATGTTTCAGAGCGATCAACATTAGAAGAGACCTATCAGCAAATTCTAAAAGATCTGCACGAGGCTGTAAACTATTTACCTGTAAATTCACTATCGGTTTCTAGAATGTCAAAACCGGCTGCATTAGGTCTGCTTTCTCGAACCTATTTGTTTATGGGTGACTATTCAAATTCATTAAAGTATGGACTGGAGGCAATATCTTATAAATCTTCATTAATGAATTATAATAATCTGGAGGTAAATAGTAATTATCCTATATCAAATATAAATGCAGAGATAATTTTCAGATCATCAATGAGGTACGAGACTCATTTACTTCCAGCAAAAATAAATTTAGAACTGTATAATACTTATAATGATAATGATTTACGCAGGAAAATTTTTTTTAGGAAAAGCAATACAGGTGAAATACTATTCAAAGGCAATTATAACGAATATGGCGGTTTATTTAATGGAATATCAACAAATGAATTGCTTTTAAATATTTCTGAATGCTATGCCCGTCTAGGAGATGCAAACTCAGGTATAAATTATCTTAATGATTTGTTGAAAACGAGATGGATTACTGGCAAATATATAACAATTACTGCAAATAATTCTCAGATTGCACTACAGAAGATTTTGGATGAAAGACGAAAAGAATTATTGATGCGTGGCCTCCGATGGTCCGACATTAAACGTCTAAATCGCGACGGTGCAGGAATTGTATTAACTCGAAATCTAATGGGAGAGACCCTTACTTTACCACCTAATGATTTACGCTATGCGATAGCAATTCCAGAGGAAGTTGTTAAATTAACGGGGATGAAACAGAATGAGAGATAA
- a CDS encoding ThiF family adenylyltransferase, with translation MKNFSIVIAGSGIGSNIAECALRTGFEKICVIDGDLIEDSNLNRQNYTEDHIGTSKAMALYERLKSINANAEITFVDQFISRDNIPETGTYHVGINALDYTNEAPQLFDESCLKSGIPVIHPYNVGWGGLVTVLSPKGPPLQLLKKSSNFNEVDMVEYAASYQRFWQNPQIWLEEVINHYRTEDLALPPPQLAIGSWYVAAMCTHLLVKIATGKFYKKFPEFYLRSLLMEE, from the coding sequence TTGAAAAATTTCTCGATCGTTATTGCCGGAAGTGGAATCGGAAGTAATATCGCGGAATGTGCACTTCGCACGGGTTTTGAAAAAATATGCGTTATTGATGGTGACCTCATCGAAGACTCCAATCTCAACAGACAAAATTACACTGAAGACCACATAGGAACTTCAAAAGCCATGGCTCTTTACGAAAGACTAAAAAGCATCAACGCAAATGCGGAAATCACGTTTGTAGACCAGTTTATAAGTCGCGACAATATACCAGAAACAGGGACATATCATGTCGGAATCAATGCTTTGGATTATACTAATGAAGCACCGCAGCTATTTGATGAATCATGTCTTAAAAGTGGGATTCCAGTCATACATCCTTATAATGTCGGTTGGGGAGGATTAGTTACTGTTCTTTCACCGAAGGGACCACCTCTTCAATTACTTAAAAAGTCCAGCAATTTTAATGAAGTGGACATGGTAGAATACGCTGCAAGTTACCAACGTTTTTGGCAGAATCCGCAGATATGGCTTGAAGAAGTAATTAATCATTACAGAACTGAAGACCTCGCTCTCCCGCCACCCCAACTGGCTATCGGATCATGGTATGTCGCCGCTATGTGTACCCATCTTTTGGTAAAAATAGCTACAGGGAAGTTTTATAAAAAATTTCCGGAGTTCTATTTGAGGTCTTTACTTATGGAAGAATAA
- a CDS encoding SusC/RagA family TonB-linked outer membrane protein, with protein MRKIRWIILLVSSTFIFAQQNVSGIILNEKTKVPLAGVAVVISPLGSVILTDNRGQFSFQLTSETSELTISAKGFETKSVQVKQPITETMKIYLVSGIYEIEAVNIQTGYQHIPKERSTGSFSSVNNNLLNQQVSTDILGRLAGVANGIMVDNGTSQGKNQIMVRGLSTIKGPKMPLIVVDNFPYEGDLGNINPNIVESITVLKDASAASIWGARAANGVIVITTKSAGMNKPFTVNFGMNTTMTTKPDLDAVRQISSTDFIELEKELFTRGFYNSDINSSKKIVISPVIELLNSAKKGLISQEEANRQIDEFKKYDLRDEFKKHMYQSAINNQYFVDFSGGSSKLSWITSLGYDDNEGNLGEKYDRLNANVKNVWKPNDRFTFSSGFIFTNTSLQSGRLAYGNLNMKSGNAAPYVQLADDMGNALPVFSTFSQRFKNSFSEGKLLDWNYYPLTDWEYNTTKTKNTEVILNTGINYRIIKGLDADMKYQYQRNSGFSDVLFGEDGYYSRNLINSFTQINQDGTIKYGIPKGSIFDKSNVLSTINNLRGQLNFNHKYEKSQISAILGTEIRSAEAYSSKNRYFGFNDSDLTFSTIDYSNAFPFITGGNSTISNNDGLGNTARRFVSAYGNAAYTFDNRYTISGSARRDASNLFGLNSRDQWNPFWSVGLAWNIANEKFYNYTGLPNVKLRGSYGFNGNIDPSMVAVSTILYVSPSSIYTGTPTARFDNYYNPNLRWETVRMINIGLDFASQNNRISGSLDYFQKKGANLFGQAPMDYTTGILSLLWNVAGIKGNGLDLELKTLNIDQAFKWNTILNFSRFKDEVTHYYINTTFARQFVSPTVTVSGVEGLPIYSIFAYKWAGLNPITGDPQGFLDGEVSKEYNKIMNSDIKDLKYFGSAIPRTYGSFINSFSYKNVSLDVGILYKFDYWFRKRSINYTSLYRDWLGHSDYSFRWQTPGDELNTNVPSNSFVANANRDNFYAGSEVLVEKGDHIRLQYINLSYNISSSSQWSLPFKEVKLYINASNLGLLWKANKSGIDPDYNLGNYTLINPSTFSFGIKTKF; from the coding sequence ATGAGAAAAATAAGATGGATTATTTTATTGGTATCCAGTACATTCATATTTGCGCAACAAAATGTGAGCGGAATAATACTAAATGAGAAAACAAAAGTACCTCTTGCAGGTGTTGCTGTAGTGATTTCCCCTTTAGGTTCCGTTATACTGACAGATAATAGGGGACAGTTTTCCTTTCAATTAACTTCGGAGACTTCTGAACTTACCATTTCAGCTAAAGGATTTGAAACCAAATCTGTTCAGGTGAAACAACCAATAACTGAAACAATGAAAATCTACTTAGTTTCAGGGATTTACGAAATTGAAGCTGTAAATATACAGACAGGGTACCAGCATATCCCGAAGGAGCGATCTACGGGTTCTTTTTCCTCGGTTAATAATAATTTACTAAATCAGCAAGTTTCTACCGATATTTTAGGCCGATTGGCAGGAGTTGCTAATGGTATAATGGTTGACAATGGTACCTCGCAAGGAAAAAACCAGATTATGGTTAGGGGTTTAAGTACTATTAAAGGACCTAAAATGCCATTAATAGTGGTCGATAATTTCCCTTATGAAGGGGATTTAGGGAATATAAATCCTAACATTGTAGAAAGCATTACCGTGTTGAAGGATGCTTCGGCGGCGAGTATATGGGGAGCTCGTGCGGCGAATGGGGTTATTGTAATTACAACTAAATCCGCAGGAATGAATAAACCATTTACTGTAAATTTTGGAATGAATACAACAATGACTACAAAACCAGATTTAGATGCGGTAAGACAAATTTCATCTACAGATTTTATAGAGTTGGAAAAAGAGTTATTTACACGTGGATTTTACAATTCAGATATAAACTCATCAAAAAAAATCGTCATTTCTCCAGTAATCGAATTACTAAATAGTGCAAAAAAAGGACTTATATCTCAAGAGGAAGCAAATAGGCAGATTGATGAATTCAAAAAGTATGATTTACGAGATGAATTTAAAAAACACATGTATCAAAGCGCTATTAATAATCAATACTTTGTCGATTTTTCTGGTGGGAGTTCGAAACTCTCTTGGATTACTTCGTTGGGTTACGATGATAATGAAGGCAATCTTGGTGAAAAATACGACCGACTAAATGCTAATGTAAAGAATGTTTGGAAGCCAAATGATCGGTTTACTTTTTCTTCAGGGTTTATTTTTACAAATACATCTTTACAGAGTGGTCGGTTGGCTTACGGAAATTTAAATATGAAAAGTGGCAACGCAGCACCTTATGTTCAGTTAGCGGACGATATGGGTAATGCCTTACCAGTTTTTTCAACATTTAGCCAACGTTTTAAAAATTCTTTTTCAGAAGGAAAGTTATTGGATTGGAATTATTATCCCTTGACAGATTGGGAATATAACACCACCAAAACTAAGAATACCGAGGTGATTTTAAATACAGGAATAAATTATCGTATTATCAAAGGACTTGATGCAGACATGAAATACCAATATCAGAGAAATTCAGGCTTTTCTGATGTGTTATTCGGAGAAGATGGTTATTATAGCCGAAATCTTATCAATAGTTTTACACAAATTAATCAGGATGGAACAATAAAATATGGTATTCCCAAAGGTAGTATTTTTGATAAAAGCAATGTATTATCAACTATTAATAATCTTAGAGGCCAACTTAATTTTAACCATAAATATGAAAAAAGCCAAATTTCGGCAATACTAGGTACTGAAATACGATCTGCTGAGGCTTATTCATCTAAAAACCGCTATTTCGGGTTTAATGATAGCGATCTTACTTTTTCAACTATAGATTATAGCAACGCGTTCCCTTTCATTACTGGAGGCAATTCTACCATATCAAACAATGATGGATTAGGCAATACTGCAAGAAGATTTGTATCTGCATATGGTAATGCTGCTTATACATTTGATAATCGCTATACCATTTCTGGAAGCGCAAGAAGAGATGCAAGTAATTTATTCGGATTGAACTCACGAGATCAATGGAATCCGTTTTGGTCGGTGGGATTAGCATGGAATATTGCGAACGAAAAATTTTATAATTATACGGGACTACCAAATGTTAAGTTAAGAGGTTCTTATGGTTTTAATGGAAATATAGATCCATCAATGGTTGCAGTTTCTACGATTCTTTACGTTTCTCCGTCTTCAATTTATACAGGTACACCGACCGCAAGATTTGATAATTACTATAATCCAAACTTAAGATGGGAGACTGTTCGGATGATAAATATAGGACTAGATTTTGCATCACAAAACAATAGAATTTCAGGATCTCTAGATTACTTTCAAAAAAAAGGAGCAAACCTTTTCGGGCAAGCTCCTATGGATTATACTACAGGAATTCTTTCCCTTCTTTGGAATGTAGCCGGAATTAAAGGAAATGGTCTTGATTTAGAATTAAAGACCCTAAATATTGATCAGGCATTTAAGTGGAATACAATATTAAATTTCAGCAGGTTCAAAGATGAGGTAACCCATTATTATATTAATACTACTTTTGCCAGGCAATTTGTGTCGCCTACAGTTACAGTGTCTGGAGTTGAAGGATTACCGATATATTCTATTTTTGCATATAAATGGGCTGGTTTAAACCCAATTACAGGTGATCCTCAGGGTTTTTTAGATGGAGAAGTAAGTAAAGAATATAATAAAATTATGAATTCGGATATCAAGGATCTTAAATATTTCGGTTCTGCTATTCCAAGAACTTATGGCTCCTTTATCAATTCATTTTCATATAAGAATGTAAGTTTAGATGTTGGAATTCTTTATAAGTTTGATTATTGGTTTCGTAAACGCTCAATCAATTATACAAGTTTATATAGGGATTGGCTAGGACATAGTGACTACTCATTTCGTTGGCAAACTCCTGGTGATGAATTGAACACGAATGTGCCATCAAACAGTTTTGTAGCAAACGCTAACAGAGATAATTTTTATGCTGGTTCTGAGGTGCTCGTTGAAAAAGGAGACCACATACGTCTGCAATACATTAATCTTTCCTATAATATTTCTAGCAGCTCCCAATGGTCATTGCCATTTAAAGAAGTCAAATTGTATATTAATGCATCCAACTTAGGTCTATTATGGAAAGCGAATAAAAGCGGTATTGATCCAGATTATAATTTGGGTAATTATACACTCATTAACCCTTCAACCTTTTCTTTTGGCATAAAAACAAAATTTTAA
- a CDS encoding N-acyl amino acid synthase FeeM domain-containing protein produces MKKDIEYYKMPPENIHELIHFIINENHLHHREIVTAEDINSTRQILCAEEKQYFNSHIFVAMSYNIICGSIRIFQKTPTQILPLEKIFNINVEALVNAGTPIYHIGRFAVSKGADKRGFHIFKTLIALALQVVQQGHRGIVFAECDVKLLRTIRLLGIEAEAIGKPTLYLGSETVPIKLPWAGYQIFLNKNKDILFNELRIFNLELPDINVSP; encoded by the coding sequence ATGAAAAAAGATATAGAATATTACAAAATGCCTCCTGAAAATATTCATGAATTAATTCATTTTATAATTAATGAAAACCATCTTCATCATCGCGAAATTGTAACAGCTGAAGATATAAATTCTACGAGGCAAATATTATGTGCTGAAGAAAAACAATATTTTAACTCTCATATTTTCGTTGCAATGTCGTATAATATCATTTGTGGGAGCATCAGAATATTCCAAAAAACACCTACCCAAATTTTACCTCTAGAAAAAATTTTCAATATTAATGTTGAAGCGCTAGTCAATGCGGGAACACCCATTTACCATATCGGCAGATTCGCTGTATCCAAAGGAGCAGACAAGAGAGGTTTCCATATTTTTAAAACGCTGATTGCACTTGCACTACAAGTTGTGCAACAAGGTCATAGAGGAATTGTCTTTGCAGAATGCGACGTCAAACTATTGCGAACGATCCGGCTTTTGGGAATAGAAGCTGAAGCAATTGGAAAGCCTACACTCTATTTGGGATCTGAAACAGTTCCGATAAAGTTACCTTGGGCAGGCTATCAAATTTTCCTGAACAAGAACAAGGATATCCTATTTAATGAACTGCGGATATTCAACCTGGAGCTTCCTGATATAAACGTATCACCATGA